Sequence from the Helianthus annuus cultivar XRQ/B chromosome 13, HanXRQr2.0-SUNRISE, whole genome shotgun sequence genome:
TCACACACGAATTATGTAATTTGTGCTTAAAATCTTGAATTACTGAAATTGATTAGATTCGGGAATGTTAAAATGCATCTAGATTGATAATCAATCACCTTCTAATTTTGCAGTAAAACATGACTTCTGATTGATCAGTTTCAATCTGGTCTTTTAATGGTAAATTAATAACAGTCTTCAAGTTAGTTGTGAATTTAGAGTTAACAAATGTGCTTTAATCTTAAATTGTTTAATCTTGATTATCTTTATTGTTTTAAGTTAATTTTTTAATCATAATTATTAGCTAGTGTTGACTTGATTGACTTTGTCAGTTAGCTAGTTAGTTTGTTAGATTATGTATCTCATTGTAATCACTCCTTTTTGTAATTAATCAAATCATAGTGAAcgtttactctctctctctctactttctctctctaaacacactactgatttttataatttttttttgcttcAATTTCAACAGCGGCAGGTGCTCGAAAAATACCGGCAAAAAATTGCATCCGATTATCAGGTAAAATTCAACAGTTTACACAAGTGCATTATGCGTCCGTATGCATATAAATGTCAGTAtattatttgatttgatttttttttgtataattttTTCAGCGTATATTCCAAGACCCATATATGTTGAATCCTAAAATATTCTTCCAGCCGACATTTTTAGAGGCCTTCAGAGCCAAGGAGGGAAAGAATCTCGTAACAAGTATTAGAAGCATAATGTCTGAACCCGTACCAGGAGTCTATACATTTAACATGCTGAATCTGAATTTCTGTCAAAAGTTAATACACGAGGTTGTTAAATTATTAACCAAATTGCAATGTTTTCAGAACCGGACTGGACGTCGAACTGGTCTCCTTACCGGTTCAATGGTTTGACCGGTCGGACCGGACGTAAGAACCGGAAGGTGTCATAAATATTATAAAATTTAGTAGGGTTAAATCtgaaaaaatatacaaaaaaatcCGGTTCGACCGGCCGGTCCGGGTCTGAAAACACTTCCAAATTGTGATCAGGAACTTATGATTATACGTTTTTTAATAAAACTGTGATTGCTTAGGTGAAACATTTCGAAGCGTGGGCTCGCAACACGGACTCTAGCATCTTGCGCCCGAACACAGGGAATGGATACGGTGTTTCTCTTGATGACATTGGCATGAAAGCCACACTTGATAAGCTAATGGAAGATTACATAAGCCTTATTTCAAGAGgtaatttttattataaaaagttACATGAGGTTTGGCTATTTttgcaaaagtggccaaacctcaaggacaaAATGGACATTTTACTCAAAAACTTATATAGCCACATGTTTTCTTACACCGTATTTGTGTAGTTTTGTTTCCTGATGTTGGAGGAGGTTCTCTTGATTCCCGTCATGGGTATGTACTTCAATATGGAAGGGATAAAGTTATTAAAGAGGGTATGTGATTGTTTCATCTATCAAAATTCTTAGACTCCGATTTATTTGTTTTTGAACGCTTATATGTTAATAATATATTATCAGTTTCAGATTTGCATGTGGATGACTCAGAAGTAACCTTACATGTATGTTTGGGCAATCAGTTTGCTGGTGGGGAGTTGGTTTTCGGAGGTCAACGGTGTAAGGACCATGTGAACGGTGGAACACATATTGAGAAGGTACATACGTGTATATATGTATAGTGAAAGTgtttataaaactcaaaaaccctaatcataaccatgcgtgattatgtttttttcaacatgcgtgattagggttttgagttttttCCGTTGTTTCTAAT
This genomic interval carries:
- the LOC110901421 gene encoding 2-oxoglutarate and iron-dependent oxygenase domain-containing protein CP2; its protein translation is MSEPVPGVYTFNMLNLNFCQKLIHEVKHFEAWARNTDSSILRPNTGNGYGVSLDDIGMKATLDKLMEDYISLISRVLFPDVGGGSLDSRHGYVLQYGRDKVIKEVSDLHVDDSEVTLHVCLGNQFAGGELVFGGQRCKDHVNGGTHIEKEFDYLLPVGGQAIIHRGCRLYGAKPIKFGHRYNFLMWFKSSVFRELQSHDKGFKDFCDECQSQKIARLNEWVAAKKKGLGL